The nucleotide window CTAACTCGATTCCGGGCCCCCGGGGGTAGGCGCTGGGCGCGATAGTGTTCGAGAGCACGAACTGCGGGGTGATCTCCCAGTAGACGAAGGGGATGGGCACGATGAGTGGCGACTCCTCGAGTCGGGCGGCGATCAGCAGACCACCACCGAGTCGAAGCCCTGGAGAGAAGGTGTACTGCGCGCCGACGAGGCCGCCCGGGTTGAAGCTCTCGCCGATCGATGCCCCGACTTCGAACGAGAACCGTGCCGTGAACGCCCCGTTCAGCCACCATTTTCCGACTTTTCGTCCAAGGCTCACCGAGCCTGCGAGGCTGTGTACGTCGCCCCACGGCTTTGCATCCGGTGGTGTCGCAACGGGGTTCTCTCCATCGAATGAGTACCAGTCGCCTTGCCACGCGAGCTGCGTCCCGAGGATCAGGCCGGCACCAACCGGAAAACCGAGGCGACCGGCCATGAAGGCCGTATCGGTGGAGAAACGGCCTCCCTCGTCGATCGACGCATCGAACGCGTGGAGGTAGCCGGCCGCCAGAAGAGGGCCGCGGGCCGATCGCGGTGCTGGTTTGTCGTCCCCAGCCGGGCCGGCTGCTGTTTCCGCCGGCGGCACGGCATCGTTCTTCGTCGACGACGGATCGAGGTCGGCACCTCGCACCGAGGTGCTCGCGGCCGGCAGGAGGAGTCCGGCGACGACAGTTGCGCGAAGCAAGAGCCGGATGGAGGACGGCCGGCGGACGGCACGCGCGCTGGGAAACCGCCGGTGCAGGGAGGGGTTTCCGAGATCAGGTCTCATCGGCTGCCTTTGCGGCCTGATCGATTCGGTCGAGCACGATCTGCACCAGTTTGGGATCGAGGCCCAGAGTCTCGGTCACGTGGATGCTCAGGCCCGGATGGCGCTCTCGTGCTTCCTCGGCGAGCCGCGGAAGGTCGTCTCGGGTGTGGCGTCCGGGAAGGAGAAAGAAGGGGTGCAGAAAGATCCGACACGCACCTTCACGGACGCAGCCGTCGATGACCTCGGGGACGCACGGTTCTGACAGTTCCAGGTGGGCGCTGCAAACCAGCCATCCAGGCCGCTGCTCGATCAGCAGAGAGGCCAGCTTGTCGATGTGCCCATTCGCCTCCGGGCGACGGCTGCCGTGGTCCACCAGGACTATCGCATCTCCATCATTCATACGAAGACGATAGAGGATCCCGGAGGGCACGAAAGCGCCAATTTCACGATCTCTCATCTTGCACGATGTCGCGAACGGCCTAGAGCTCGAAGGATGGGTTCTTCGACACGAGTGAACTTTCGGCATGTTCGCGCCTTGCTCACCCTCGGTCTTCTCGGTGCAATCGGATGCACCGGGATCCCCGAGGGTCTCGAGCCCGTCGGGGGGTTCCGAACGGAGCGCTACCTCGGGACGTGGTACGAGATCGCCCGACTCGACCACTCGTTCGAGCGCGGACTGCAGGACGTGTCTGCCACATACTCCGCGCGATCCGGCGGCGGCATTCGAGTGGTCAACCGTGGTTACGACCCTACGGCGTCGGAGTGGCGCGAAGCCGTCGGCCTCGCCTATCCGCTCGGAGATCCCGGGATCGGAAGTCTGAAGGTGAGCTTCTTCGGCCCGTTCTACGGGGGGTATCACGTGATCGCCCTGGATGAGGACTACGGCTGGGCCGTGGTGGTGGGACCGGACCGATCTTATCTCTGGTTCCTCGCTCGGGATCGGTCGTTGACGGCCGAGCGGCGGGAAGCCCTTCTCTCGGTTGCGCGCGACGGGGGCTTCGACGTCGCGGCGCTCGTTTGGGTGGAGCAGGACCGCGACGACCCGGCCCTGGAACAGGACGAGTGAGCGCGACGTTCGGAGCTGTGCGCTAGCCTCGAGAGCCTTGTCGCCGGCAAAATGGCGAGCGACAATGGCGACTGCGCAACTCCCGCGACCTAGCTCGCGAAGGGAAGTGCGCGAGCTGGTCCACCGAACCAATGGAGTCCTGCCGACACACCACCTTAGTGCTCGCCAAAGTCGAGGTGAAGCGGCGGTGCTGCAAGTGCCACCTCTCCCTCTCCACCGAGGAGCTCGGAGATTCGTTCTGCCCGGAATGCTTCGAGTCGAGCGGCCGGCGCAACTACGACTTCGAGGACATCGAAGACGCTTCGGTCGGCGAGCCTCGCTATTTCTGCGAGGACTGCGGAGCTGCCGTCGGCGGTGCCTCCGATGGTTCGTCTTGATCTGCGGCCCGGGCTCAGCTCGTAGGCGCCGCGACCGGATGAAGACACGTGAACGGCGTCCGCACCCGCCGGTCTGGCGTCGCATAGCGCAGGCCCATCGCCACGCGCGTCGTGTCGCTCGGGTTCTGGCTGCCGTGCCAGAGCTTGCCTTTGAAGAGGAGGAACTCGCCGTCATGCACGGCGGGTTGCACGATCCGCGGTTCGAGGTCCGGCATTTCGCGACGGAGAAGCGACAGTACCTGCTCATCGCAGGCGAAGTCCGCCATGCTCATGCCGCCTGAGCTCTGGAAGTCCTCCGGTGTTCGCGGAAATCGGTCGGAGCACGGCATCAGCTTCAGGGCACTGTCGGGTGTCACGTTCTGCACGCCGAGCCACACGCTCACCCCGCTCCAGTAGTCGTACTCCGTGTCCGTGTGCCAGTGCAGGTGGCTCTGGGGGGCTTGCTCGAACCGGATCTCGCCCCACTGCAGAATGTCCTCGCCGAGCAGGTGCGACACGCGGTCGACGAGCTCCGGGCGGATAGAAGTACACGCTGCCCGGACGGCTGATCAGGCGATGGCGCGCGACGATCCCGGCATTCCGTCTGCGCTCTCAGTCAGGCCAACTGCGTCCGCAGATGGAACGACTTGGGTCGGGTCAGCACTTCATAGCCAAGCGACGAAAGCGTGACCCCTCGTCCGGAATCTTTGACGCCGGTCCACGCGAGGCCGGGGTCGAGGTAGTCGCACCGATTGAGGAAAAACGTGCCGGTCTCGATCCGCTGGCCGATCGCGACGGCTGCGTCGCGGTCGTCGGTAAAGACGGCTGCCGTGAGCCCGAAGTCGCTGTCGTTCATGAGGTGCACCGCCTCGTCGTCATCGCGCACCGACATCACTCCGAGGACCGGGCCGAAGCTCTCCTCCCGCATCACGCGCATGTCGTGATTTACGTCGATCAACAGCTGCGGCGAGCAGTATGCGGTGCCCGGGGCCGCCGCGGCGAAGGCGGCGGGGTCGATCAGGGCCTGCGCACCGGCGCTTACTGCTTCTTCCGCTTGTCCGCGGACGAAGTCCGCCGCGGCGGGGCGCACCATGGGCCCCAGAGTCGTCGTCCCCTCGCGCGGGTCTCCGAGCACGTAGCCTTGAATCAAGGAGCGCGCCGACTCCACGTATTCGTCGAACCGAGATGCGTGCACGTACACGCGTTCAATCCCGCAGCAAGACTGTCCGGAGTTGAAGAATGCGCCGTCGACCGTCGTCTCGACGGCGTGCGCCAGGTCGGCGTCCTGCCGCACGTAGGCCGGGTCCTTGCCTCCAAGTTCGAGTCCGATGCCGATGAAGCGTTCGCTGGCCGCGCGTTGCACGGCGCGCCCTCCCGGTACCGAGCCAGTGAACGCAACGAAGTCGACCCGAGCGTCTCCGACGGCGGCGAGTGCGGCGTCATGACTCAAGTGCAGATGCGCTAGCAGGCCGGTAGGGAGTCCCGCGGCTTCGAAGGCGGTGCTGAGCCGCTCGGCGCACAGCGGCGTTTGGGAGGAGTGCTTGAGCACCACCGCGTTCCCGGCGGCAAGTGCGGGGACGATGGCGTTCACGGCAGTCAGGTAAGGGAAGTTCCACGGAGCGAGCACCAGCACGACACCCAGCGGGTCACGTTGGATGAAACGCTCGAACCCAGGCTTCGGTTCGAGCACGACCGGAGCCAGTGCCTGCGGCGCGAGTCGCAGCATCTCTCGAGCGCGCTCCTCGAACCCACCGACCTCGAGGGGGGTGTAGGCGACCGGACGCCCCATCTGGAGTGTCAGCTCTAGAGAGATCTCGTCGCGCTGGGCAACGAACGCATCGACCGCTTTCCCGAGGCGTGCGCAGCGTTCGTCCAGGGGGGTTGCTCGCCATTCCCGTTGCGCGACGCGAGCACGGTCGAGGGTCCGGTCGATGGTTTTCGAGTCTGCAAGCGACCGCTCGACGAAGAGCTGACCATCAATGGGAGAGAAACAGCGAAGCGATCCTGATTGGGAAGCCATGTCGCCGAAGAATCGCTCGGAAACGGTGCTGCGTAAAGTCGGAACGGTTCGCGGCTCGGGTGTCGCCTCGCCTGGGTGTGAGCCTACGTACGCGATCGCCGCGGCCCAGTGCACTGGGCCGTGGACGATGCGGGGCAACGAGTTTCTGGACGGGAAGTACGCGACCAGCATCCAGCCGGATGCAGGAGGCTTCTTCTGTCGGGATTGAGATAGCCAGCGCGTTCCCATTCGCGAGAACTTGGTCCGCAATGACTACGAACCCTGGCAGTACGGTTACGTCCAGCGAACCCCTCGTCGAACCTGGCCCAAGCCCTGCTCGGCCAGAATGTCCGTTGACACGCGTAGCCCGTCCTCACTACCTTAACTCCCTCTGGAACCCGCCTGGGCCGGAGGTGCCCCCAGCTACTTCAAGGTAGGATCTCACCCGTATGACGCGATTCGCTCTTCTCTCTTCCGTCGTCGTTGCCCTCGTATGCTTGCACCCCGTGGCCGCCGCCGCCATCTCTCCTGCGACGACCAATAACGACTTCCTTCTCCCGGGCACGCAGCCGCTCACGGTCGTCGACGACTTCTCGACTTCCGCAGAGTGCGCGGGGTGTCACTCCGGCTTCGGCGATCCCGGCGCCGAGCCCATGCGTGCGTGGGAGGGTTCCATGCTCGCGCAGGCCGGACGCGATCCTCTCCTGTGGGCCGCGCTGGCGATCGCCAACCAGGACGTGCCGGCGTCGGGCGAGACCTGCCTGCGATGCCACTTGCCCAAGGGGTGGCTCGAGGGGCGCTCGGCGAACCCGGATGGTTCTTCCATGACGGCTGACGATCGCGAAGGTGTGCAGTGCGCGGTCTGTCACCGAATGGTCGATCCCTTCGCCGATCCGGCGAACCCCGCAGAGGACGCTGCGATCCTGGCCGGCCTCGCTGCACCGGTACCTGCTTTCGAGAGCGGTATGATGGTGGTCGATTCGTTCGACCGACTGCGCGGCCCGTTGGACCTCATCGGAGATCTGGGAGGAGACCCACACCCGGCGGGGGTCTCAACGCTCGTCTCCCCATTCCATGAGAGCTCGGAGCTCTGCGGCACGTGTCACAACGTGCGCAATCCCGCTTTCACCAAGAACGACGTGACGGGAGAGTGGGAGTTGAATGCGGTCGACACGGCGAGCGCCGAGCCGACCAAGGGTTTCCCGGAGCAGTCGACGTATGACGAATGGGCGAACAGCGAGTATGCGTCTACCGGCGTCTTCGCGCCGGAGTTCGGCGGCAACAAGCAGGTCGTATCGACTTGTCAGGACTGCCACATGGTCGACGTGTCGGGACGCGCTGCGGCGGGTGGCATCGAGCGTGACGACGTGCCGGCCCACGGCTTCGCGGGTGCGAACACGTTCATCCCGTACGTCCTGCCCTTCCATCCCCAGTTCGGGAGCGAGGTCGACGCCGGCCTCTTGCTCGAGGGCGCCGCACGCAACGTCGACATGCTGCGCAAGGCAGCCTCGTTGGAAGCAGGGATCGTTGCCGGCGACCTCGTGGTGCGCGTCACGAACGAGTCCGGCCACAAGCTTCCGACCGGCTACCCCGAAGGCCGCCGGATGTGGCTGCACGTCCAGGCCTTCGATGCCCAGAACAATGTGGTGTTCGAATCCGGAAGCTACACCGACGCGACCGCAACGCTCGAGAGTGACCCGAATATTCACGTGTGGGAATCCGAGATGGGCCTCAGCGCCGCAGTGGCGGCAGTGAACGGGCAGCCGGTCGGCAAGAGCTTCCATCTCGCGCTGAACAACGTTCGGCTGAAGGACAACCGCATTCCGCCGCGAGGTTTCACGAACGCGGCCTTCGAGTTGGTCGACGCAGAGCCCGTCTCCGCTACCTACGCCGACTTCCAATACTGGGACGAGGTCACCTATCCCGTCGGTCCGAGTGCCGTCCAGGCGGGGGTGACGCTCTACTACCAAACGGCATCACGCGAATACGTCGAGTTTCTGGACGCCGAGAACACGACGAACGCAGCCGGTACGATTCTCTACGACCTCTGGGATCAGCACCATCCGTCTTCGCCGGTTGCGATGGCGCAGGCCTTCGTCGGCGTGGGTCCGAAGGCGGTCGCATCCTGCCGGAAGTCGGTGGAGACGGCTCAAGCGAAGTACCGCAAGCGACACTACCGGGCATGGTCACGTTGTTACGAGCGTGAGGTCAGCGGTCTTCCTTGCGATCTCGTCGACACGCTGGTGCGCGTTGATCGCGCGGGCGAGACGCTACGCGAACGGCTCGGTGGTGTGAAGGACGCGAAGTGCGCGGGATCGAGCCTCACGCCGTTGAGCCTCGGGCATGGAACCGTCTGTCCCATGCCGTGTCAGCACATCGTTCTTTTCGACATGGCCGATCTCGCCTCCTGCGCGATCTGTCAGGCCGACGCACTGAACGGCGAAGCACTCGAGGCGGCCTACGGCTCTCAGCCGCAGACGCTGCCGAACGTCCTGCTCCCGACGGAGCGTGCGTGCCAGGCGTCGCTCGACAAGGCGGCGAGCATCCACAGCCACAAGTGGATGCGTGTCGTCGCCCGCTGCGAGCGAGACAATGCTTCCGGGAAGAACGCGCCCGCCCTGGACTGCTCTGTCGAGCCCGCCGGCAAACTCCAGGCGGTCAAGGGCAAGGCCGCGAACCGCGTCGCGAAGTGTGACGACTTGGGCAGCATCCCGGGCTGCGCAACCGCTGGGAGCTTGGTGGCGGTTGAGGCGTGCCTCGAGACGGCGATCGGCCCGGCGATCGCGGACTACACGAACGTCGCGTACCCCTGACGGTTGGCCGGGAGGCTGAGGATGCGCCTCTGGGTCCGACGAGAGCGAGCGTCACTCCGATGCCGCGCCCCGTTCTCGGTCATTGGCGCGTGAGGTGAACTGCTAGCTGCCGCTTCAAGCCCTCCGGCGCGATGTGGGTCTCGAGAAAGAGGTGGACTTCGTGGGGTCCGTTGCGTTCGAGGGCGTGGTTGAGAGATAGCGCACCGCGTATTTCTTCGTCCTTTCCGCCGTGGCATCACGCCCAATTGCGTCATCGAGGCGATGGCCATGGAGCTGCCGGTCGTGAGCAGTCGCTCGGGCGCCATTCCCGAACTGGTCGAGGACGACGTGAACGGGATTCTCGTACTGCCGGGCGACGGTCACGGCGGCGATCCTGCGGTTGGCGGGCGACCCCGCGCTACGACGTCGCTTCGGCGAGGCGGGTCGCCGAAGGGCGGAGGAGCGTTTCGACCTGAGCTGGAACGTGCGGGCGTAAGTGGAAGTTTTTCGATCCTGAAAGATTCTGACGTGGTGCGGCAGCTCAGGCGTGGCCCTCGGTCCTGAGATCCCGACAGAGCGCGAGGAGTACGTCGATCTACGCGAGTGCCCGCGGCCCGGCATCGGGATATCGCGCGAGGATCTCATCCGCACGCCGACATGACACCGAGTGTCTACGCCCCGGCGCTCGCGCTCGTCACACGAACCGGAACACTCTGCCCCTTGTCCAGCATCGCCGCCGGAAGATCATTCGTATGCGTGAGCGTCCTCCTGCGGAACGGGCTCGCAAGCAACTCGAGGATGTCCGACGTCTTCATGTACCGGGAGAAGTTTCGCAGAAGCTTGAACGTCTTCCGTGGCCGCAGAAAGATCCTCTTTGCGAACAGAATCGCGTAGCCCTTCTGTCGCGCCCGATTAATGACCTCACCGGGGAGCACACGGGAGTCGATGTCCGAGCACTTGAACCACTTATACCAGTCGCGCTTGTCGTCGATGATCCCGAGGTCGAGGTACTCGCGCCAGAGTGGCGTGCCCCGGTAGGCGCAAAGACGGTTGAAGCCGAACGTGTCGAGTTCGAGCTTGGCCGCGAACCGGAAGCTCTCGACGATGTCCTCCTCGGTCTCGTCGGGTGAGCCGAGGAGGAAGAAGCCGTGGCACGTTTCGATCCCGTTGCGCTTCGCTTCGCGGACGGCGTTCTCGCACTGCTCGAGAGTCTGGCTCTTCTTGAGACGATCGAGGACTTTCTGCGTGCCCGCTTCGATTCCGAACGCGAGGAAGCCGCAGTTTGCGCGTCCCATGATCGGAAACTGATCGACGGCGACGGAGTCCACGCGTCCTTCGCAGCCCCAGCGGATCTCCAGCTTGCGATCGATGATGCCCTGGCAGATCTCGTTGATGCGTTTGCGCTTCAGAAGGAAGTGATCGTCCGTCAGGTAGACCGAGCGGTAGCCCTGATCGTTCAGTTGCTGCAGTTCGCCGAGCACGTGCTCGGCCGAGCGGCAGCGCCACTTTCCATCCGCCAGCGCCGGGATGTCGCAGTACACGCAGGGGTAAGGGCAACCGCGGGAGCTCTGCATCGTGCAGAACTTGTCGAGCGAGAGCACGGTGGGGACGTCCAGCGGCATCGACTCGATGTAGTCGATGGGGAGCGACATGCGGTCGGGGTAGGGGAAGCGGTCGAGATCTTTCAGGATCGGTCGGGGCGGATTCTCGACGATGTCGTCCCCGTTGCGCCAGACCAGTCCGTTGACGAGTCCGAGATTCCCCAGGTTGGCGAGGTAGTCGGGCAACAACTCTTCACCTTCGCCGCGTCCGACGGCATCGGCATTCTCGCAGTCGATCAGGCACTGTCGGGTATTCATCGACGCGAAGACGCCGCCGAGAATGATCGGCGTATCCGGCGCGGCGCGCTTCAGGCGCGCGGCCATTTGCTTCGTCGTCGGGTACGAAGTCGTCGACAAGAACGAGAGCGCGATGACGTCGGGATTCTCTTCGACGACGGCCTCGGCAATGTTCTCTTCCTTCATCTCCGGATGACAGGTGTCGAACATGCGGACTTCGTGTCCGGCTTCGCGCAGGACGGGCGCGAGGGTTTCGATTCCGAGAGGCGGGAAGGCCATGACCTTGACGCGCCCCTCCTCAGATTCCCCGCCGCCGAGCTCTGCCGGCAACATGCGATAGAAATCCTCGTCGCGGACGTAAATCAGGAAGACCTTCATGTTTGATCCCTACAGGGTTCTGACCCAAGCACCACTGCCCAACTATCGAATTCTCGCTCGGGTTGAGACATTCTTCCTCCTAAAAGGACCCTCATAGAGGCCCCGAAAGGCAGGATTCTCTCTGGCCCGGCAACGAAATCATCGCGAAACGAGCCGCTCGGAGCGGGTCGAAGGCCGGTCCGCCCTACTGCTGCAACGCCCAGCGAGGAGCCCCGCGCATACACACGCTCCTCGAGAGGGGAAGGCAGCATCGCTCATTGCTTCGGAGCCGGAGCGCGAAGAAATATTCCCGAAAAAAAGAAATCGACGGGGACTCGACAGTCTTTTGCGCCGCGAAGCGGCTCCGAGCCGAGCCGAACCCGTCACGCCCGCGCCGCGCCACCCTCTCATCTCGATCCTTTGTATTGCAGGCGGACCGGTCCTATCCCCTCGCCAGGACCGAAGCGGAGTACGACAATGCCGGCCGCGAAGCCGGACCCGGCCTGGTAGTCTGCGCGCATGCGCTCTGGACTCCGGGGACGGTTCTTACTGTTCGTCGCCTCGACCGCCCTCACGCTGCTGTCCCTCGAAGTCGTTTTTCGTGTGGTCGCGTGGCGCGAGGACCGACGCGCCCTGGAGTTCGCTCTTGCGAATCCGGCTCCCCTTCCGACCGACCGATCTGCCTGGTTGCGGGAGATTCTGCAGATCAGTGCCGATGATCGCATCGTCTACGAGCTTCGTCCGGCCATCGAGGATGTCTCCTTCGTTGGCGCTTCCCTCTCTACCAACGAGCGCGGCTTTCGTGGACCCGAGGTCACGACGCCGAAGCCCAGGGGCTGGAAACGGATCGTCGGGATCGGGGATTCCACGCAGTTCGGTTGGGGGGTCGAGCGAGAGGAAGCCTATCTCGAGCTCCTCGCACGCGGCCTCAGTTCGCAAGGGGGCCAACACTGGGACGCCGTCAATACGGGTGTCCCCGGCTACAATACGGTCATGGAGGTTCGGACGCTGCGTGAGAAGGCGCTCGATCTCGAGCCCGATCTCGTCGTGCTTGGCTTGGTCGCGAATGATCTGCAGCTGCCGAATTTCATCCGTGCCCGGTCGGATGTCTTCGCGCTGAATGAGTCGTTCCTGCTCAGGGTCGCGCGCGAGGGTCTCGATGCGGGAACTGCCGCGGCTCCGAAGGGCCTCGTCGACTCGCCGCGCGAAGGCGATGGCGGCTTCGGGTTCGAGAGCGATCCGCACCGGGTGCCACCGCAGTACGAAGACATGGTGGGTTGGGCGCCCTTTGAGGCCGCGCTCGACGAGCTCGCGGAGATGCGTGACGCGCATGGCTTCGACGTGGTGGCGGTGAGCCTTTGGAAGGTGGCGCCTCTGGATCGGATGCTCGCGGCATGCGAAGCCCGCGGCTTTACGACCGTGCTCGCGGAGCCGGCCATCGGCGGGTACATCCGCGCTAACGACCTCGAGCACTACCAGGAGTCCGAGATGACGGTGTCGCTGACGGATCCGCACCCTTCCGCCATCACTCACGGTCTGATCGCCGAAGTCCTTCTGGACCGAATCGCGACGGCGCGAGGCCACTAGCAGCGGCGGCGGTGGAGCGGAAGGCCCGTTGGCGTTTCGACGGCGTCGGGTGGTCGATTGAGCTCCTCCACAACCGTTCCCCCGCTTCGATTGGTCCGCATGGCAGGCGAGCGCTAGGATAACGAGTGCCGTTCGCGAAACGCCGTAGCGTTTAGGAGACCGTCCCGTGGGAAGCCTCTCGACACACCAAATCGATCACTATTGGGAGCACGGCTACGTCGTGGTGCCCGGCGTTCTCGAACCGGACCAGATCGAGCGTTACCTCTCGCGTGCCAAAGAGATCGCACGCGGTGATTTCCCAGACGGCGCTGCGAACCGTCTCGTGAAGGACATCCAGTTCGCGAAGGGCGAGCTGCCGATGCCCGACGATCCCGAGCACGCGCTCTGGAAGATCATCAACCCCGATCGCTTCGATACGACGATGGCCGAGTGCCTGCGCTTCCCACGTGTCCTCGAGGCCGTTTCCAGCCTGATCGGCGAGGACCTTCTCGCCTTTCTCTTGATGTTCATCTACAAGCCGCCCGGCGTCGCGCAGTCCGTGCATCCGTTCCACCAGGACGCTGCGTACTTCCCGTTCCGTCCGCAGAAGCAGTGCGTCGGGGTGTGGATCCCTCTCGACCCGGTCTCCGAGGCGAACGGTGGACTCACGATCGTTCCCGGCTCGCACCGGCTTCCCATTCAGCAGCACGAGATCAAGGAAGGCATCAATTTCGGAGCGCTCGCGGCGGCCGGGATCGAAGGAAACGACGCGTATCACGCCGAGGCGATCACACTGGAGCTTCGGCCTGGTGACTGTGTTCTCTTCAGTACCAAGATGCTCCACCGAACCGGCGGCAACCGAACCACCGAACATCGGCGCGTGGTGACGCTGCACATGGCGAGCGCGAAGTGCGTGCCGCTCGGACCGCAGCTGAGTGAGTACGGGTTTACTTCGGTGCAGGGCGAGACGTTCGAGGGATGTCTGCAGCCAGTGGGAGATCCGGCGCTGGCGCTCCTGAACTCGCGCGTCTGAGTGCCGCTCAGTCCTCGTCCCAGCCGGGTGCATCCCCGAGCGGTCGCGCGGGGACGATGAAAATCCCGTCGGCCTCGGCGCACAGTGCTTTGCCCGCCCAGATCTCGGCTTTCGACGCGATCTTCCGGCCCACGCGTTCGTCGGTACGGACCTCGAATCGCAGGTTCGTGCAGAGCGGCGTCGGTTGTCGGTACCGGATCGTGAGAGTCCCGGTCATTCCGGGAATGCCGACGTTCAGGTTGTGTTGGCCCATGATGCAGTCGAGGAGATGGGCGACGTAGCCACCGTGCACGCAGCCGGGCGGACCTTCCCACGCGATGTCCAGATTCACGCGACCGGTGGTGATACCCTCGGACGTCGCCAGGTCGATTGGCATCGTCATCGGATGGTGCGGGCCGCCGAGAACGCCGGACACGTAGAACGGTCTCCCGGCCGGTGGATCTGCCGGACGGCCCAGGTTGAGGCCCACAAGTCGCGCGTGGGGCGCAAGTCGCGCGCGGATCGCGTCGATCTGCTCGGCTGCCCACGCGACGTCGGTTTCGAAGTCTTTCGCCCCGTCCACCGTCCGAAGGATTTGCTCGATCAGCGCGTGCGTTTCGGTGGCGAGCGGTGAAAGCGCCCCGGGTGCGGTTCGCATGACCTCCGATACTCGCGCGGCGGCGCGCTCGTCACTGTCCATGAAGCAGACTCGTACG belongs to Candidatus Binatia bacterium and includes:
- a CDS encoding CbiX/SirB N-terminal domain-containing protein, coding for MNDGDAIVLVDHGSRRPEANGHIDKLASLLIEQRPGWLVCSAHLELSEPCVPEVIDGCVREGACRIFLHPFFLLPGRHTRDDLPRLAEEARERHPGLSIHVTETLGLDPKLVQIVLDRIDQAAKAADET
- a CDS encoding lipocalin family protein yields the protein MGSSTRVNFRHVRALLTLGLLGAIGCTGIPEGLEPVGGFRTERYLGTWYEIARLDHSFERGLQDVSATYSARSGGGIRVVNRGYDPTASEWREAVGLAYPLGDPGIGSLKVSFFGPFYGGYHVIALDEDYGWAVVVGPDRSYLWFLARDRSLTAERREALLSVARDGGFDVAALVWVEQDRDDPALEQDE
- a CDS encoding phytanoyl-CoA dioxygenase family protein, yielding MRPELVDRVSHLLGEDILQWGEIRFEQAPQSHLHWHTDTEYDYWSGVSVWLGVQNVTPDSALKLMPCSDRFPRTPEDFQSSGGMSMADFACDEQVLSLLRREMPDLEPRIVQPAVHDGEFLLFKGKLWHGSQNPSDTTRVAMGLRYATPDRRVRTPFTCLHPVAAPTS
- a CDS encoding aldehyde dehydrogenase family protein; amino-acid sequence: MASQSGSLRCFSPIDGQLFVERSLADSKTIDRTLDRARVAQREWRATPLDERCARLGKAVDAFVAQRDEISLELTLQMGRPVAYTPLEVGGFEERAREMLRLAPQALAPVVLEPKPGFERFIQRDPLGVVLVLAPWNFPYLTAVNAIVPALAAGNAVVLKHSSQTPLCAERLSTAFEAAGLPTGLLAHLHLSHDAALAAVGDARVDFVAFTGSVPGGRAVQRAASERFIGIGLELGGKDPAYVRQDADLAHAVETTVDGAFFNSGQSCCGIERVYVHASRFDEYVESARSLIQGYVLGDPREGTTTLGPMVRPAAADFVRGQAEEAVSAGAQALIDPAAFAAAAPGTAYCSPQLLIDVNHDMRVMREESFGPVLGVMSVRDDDEAVHLMNDSDFGLTAAVFTDDRDAAVAIGQRIETGTFFLNRCDYLDPGLAWTGVKDSGRGVTLSSLGYEVLTRPKSFHLRTQLA
- a CDS encoding multiheme c-type cytochrome, with product MTRFALLSSVVVALVCLHPVAAAAISPATTNNDFLLPGTQPLTVVDDFSTSAECAGCHSGFGDPGAEPMRAWEGSMLAQAGRDPLLWAALAIANQDVPASGETCLRCHLPKGWLEGRSANPDGSSMTADDREGVQCAVCHRMVDPFADPANPAEDAAILAGLAAPVPAFESGMMVVDSFDRLRGPLDLIGDLGGDPHPAGVSTLVSPFHESSELCGTCHNVRNPAFTKNDVTGEWELNAVDTASAEPTKGFPEQSTYDEWANSEYASTGVFAPEFGGNKQVVSTCQDCHMVDVSGRAAAGGIERDDVPAHGFAGANTFIPYVLPFHPQFGSEVDAGLLLEGAARNVDMLRKAASLEAGIVAGDLVVRVTNESGHKLPTGYPEGRRMWLHVQAFDAQNNVVFESGSYTDATATLESDPNIHVWESEMGLSAAVAAVNGQPVGKSFHLALNNVRLKDNRIPPRGFTNAAFELVDAEPVSATYADFQYWDEVTYPVGPSAVQAGVTLYYQTASREYVEFLDAENTTNAAGTILYDLWDQHHPSSPVAMAQAFVGVGPKAVASCRKSVETAQAKYRKRHYRAWSRCYEREVSGLPCDLVDTLVRVDRAGETLRERLGGVKDAKCAGSSLTPLSLGHGTVCPMPCQHIVLFDMADLASCAICQADALNGEALEAAYGSQPQTLPNVLLPTERACQASLDKAASIHSHKWMRVVARCERDNASGKNAPALDCSVEPAGKLQAVKGKAANRVAKCDDLGSIPGCATAGSLVAVEACLETAIGPAIADYTNVAYP
- a CDS encoding radical SAM protein — encoded protein: MKVFLIYVRDEDFYRMLPAELGGGESEEGRVKVMAFPPLGIETLAPVLREAGHEVRMFDTCHPEMKEENIAEAVVEENPDVIALSFLSTTSYPTTKQMAARLKRAAPDTPIILGGVFASMNTRQCLIDCENADAVGRGEGEELLPDYLANLGNLGLVNGLVWRNGDDIVENPPRPILKDLDRFPYPDRMSLPIDYIESMPLDVPTVLSLDKFCTMQSSRGCPYPCVYCDIPALADGKWRCRSAEHVLGELQQLNDQGYRSVYLTDDHFLLKRKRINEICQGIIDRKLEIRWGCEGRVDSVAVDQFPIMGRANCGFLAFGIEAGTQKVLDRLKKSQTLEQCENAVREAKRNGIETCHGFFLLGSPDETEEDIVESFRFAAKLELDTFGFNRLCAYRGTPLWREYLDLGIIDDKRDWYKWFKCSDIDSRVLPGEVINRARQKGYAILFAKRIFLRPRKTFKLLRNFSRYMKTSDILELLASPFRRRTLTHTNDLPAAMLDKGQSVPVRVTSASAGA
- a CDS encoding GDSL-type esterase/lipase family protein; this encodes MRSGLRGRFLLFVASTALTLLSLEVVFRVVAWREDRRALEFALANPAPLPTDRSAWLREILQISADDRIVYELRPAIEDVSFVGASLSTNERGFRGPEVTTPKPRGWKRIVGIGDSTQFGWGVEREEAYLELLARGLSSQGGQHWDAVNTGVPGYNTVMEVRTLREKALDLEPDLVVLGLVANDLQLPNFIRARSDVFALNESFLLRVAREGLDAGTAAAPKGLVDSPREGDGGFGFESDPHRVPPQYEDMVGWAPFEAALDELAEMRDAHGFDVVAVSLWKVAPLDRMLAACEARGFTTVLAEPAIGGYIRANDLEHYQESEMTVSLTDPHPSAITHGLIAEVLLDRIATARGH
- a CDS encoding phytanoyl-CoA dioxygenase family protein — its product is MGSLSTHQIDHYWEHGYVVVPGVLEPDQIERYLSRAKEIARGDFPDGAANRLVKDIQFAKGELPMPDDPEHALWKIINPDRFDTTMAECLRFPRVLEAVSSLIGEDLLAFLLMFIYKPPGVAQSVHPFHQDAAYFPFRPQKQCVGVWIPLDPVSEANGGLTIVPGSHRLPIQQHEIKEGINFGALAAAGIEGNDAYHAEAITLELRPGDCVLFSTKMLHRTGGNRTTEHRRVVTLHMASAKCVPLGPQLSEYGFTSVQGETFEGCLQPVGDPALALLNSRV